One Caldalkalibacillus uzonensis DNA segment encodes these proteins:
- the dnaB gene encoding replicative DNA helicase — protein MSDLFLDRTPPHNLEAEQAVLGAVFLDKDALYRALELIRPGDFYKTSHQRIFQVMLDLSEASQPVDLVTVTAELNDRKWLEEVGGVSYLSDLANAVPTAANVEYYAQIIKEKAILRRLIKTATQIVTNGYTSQDEVEEILSQAERSILQIRDERTSDGFVHIKDVLMETYDRIEMLHNSTSDITGIPSGYRDLDRLTSGFQRSDLVIVAARPSVGKTAFALNVAQNVAARAGETVAIFSLEMSASQLVQRMLCAEGNIDANRMRTGAFKEEDWEKLTMAIASLSKANIYIDDTPGINVNQIRAKCRRLKAEQGLGIILIDYLQLIQGNNRESRQQEISAISRSLKAIARELDCTVIALSQLSRAVEQRQDKRPMLSDLRESGSIEQDADIVAFLYREDYYDQETENKNIIEIIIAKQRNGPVGKVELAFLKEYNKFVNLSHHDESMAPGA, from the coding sequence ATGAGCGATCTCTTTTTGGATCGTACGCCCCCTCATAACTTGGAAGCTGAGCAGGCAGTCTTGGGGGCTGTTTTTCTGGATAAAGACGCTTTGTACCGGGCCTTGGAACTGATTCGTCCGGGTGACTTTTACAAAACCAGTCACCAGCGTATCTTTCAAGTGATGCTTGATTTGTCGGAAGCATCGCAGCCGGTTGATTTAGTCACCGTCACAGCCGAACTGAACGACCGCAAGTGGCTGGAAGAAGTAGGCGGGGTCAGTTATCTGAGTGACTTGGCCAATGCCGTTCCTACTGCGGCCAATGTGGAATATTACGCCCAAATTATTAAGGAAAAGGCGATCCTGCGCCGCCTGATCAAAACGGCCACCCAGATCGTTACCAACGGTTATACCTCCCAGGATGAGGTCGAGGAGATTTTAAGCCAGGCCGAACGCAGCATTCTCCAGATCCGGGATGAGCGCACTTCAGATGGTTTTGTGCATATCAAAGATGTGCTGATGGAGACATACGACCGCATTGAAATGCTGCACAACAGCACCAGTGATATTACCGGCATTCCGTCCGGCTACCGGGATCTGGACCGCTTAACATCCGGTTTCCAGCGTTCGGATCTGGTCATTGTGGCCGCCCGTCCCTCCGTCGGTAAAACAGCATTCGCCCTGAACGTGGCCCAAAATGTAGCTGCCCGGGCAGGGGAAACAGTGGCCATCTTTTCCTTGGAAATGTCAGCCTCCCAGCTCGTGCAGCGCATGTTGTGTGCAGAAGGAAACATTGATGCCAACCGCATGCGCACCGGAGCGTTCAAGGAGGAAGACTGGGAAAAGCTGACCATGGCCATCGCCAGCTTATCCAAAGCCAACATTTACATTGATGACACGCCCGGTATCAATGTGAATCAAATCCGGGCCAAATGCCGCCGTTTGAAGGCTGAGCAAGGCCTGGGCATCATTCTTATTGACTATTTGCAACTGATTCAAGGAAACAACCGGGAAAGCCGCCAGCAGGAGATTTCAGCGATTTCCCGCTCCCTGAAAGCTATTGCCCGGGAATTGGACTGCACCGTCATTGCTTTATCCCAGCTCAGCCGGGCTGTGGAACAGCGTCAAGACAAGCGGCCTATGTTGTCAGACCTGCGTGAATCAGGCTCTATTGAACAGGACGCCGATATAGTTGCCTTTTTATACCGGGAAGATTACTACGATCAGGAGACGGAAAACAAGAACATTATTGAGATTATTATTGCCAAGCAGCGTAACGGTCCGGTGGGCAAAGTGGAACTGGCCTTTCTCAAGGAATACAACAAGTTTGTCAATTTGAGTCACCATGATGAATCAATGGCACCGGGAGCCTAA
- a CDS encoding adenylosuccinate synthase, with amino-acid sequence MPSVVVVGTQWGDEGKGKITDYLSEKAEVIARYQGGNNAGHTIVFGGKKYKLHLIPSGIFYQDKVCVIGNGMVIDPKALVQEIQYLHEHGVSTANLRVSNRAHVILPYHLKLDAVEEERKGANKIGTTRKGIGPAYMDKAARIGIRIADLLDPEEFKRKLEHNLAEKNRLLEKVYDTQGFSFAEIYNEYMEYVQVIRPYVTDTSVVLNEALDGGKRVLFEGAQGVMLDIDQGTYPFVTSSNPIAGGVCIGAGVGPTKIHHVVGVAKAYTTRVGDGPFPTEIHNEIGDRIREVGNEYGTTTGRPRRVGWFDSVVVRHARRVSGITDLSVNSIDVLTGIDTLKICTAYEYQGQVIEEFPASLKVLSECKPIYEELPGWKEDITGVRSLDELPENARHYVERISQLTGIPLTIFSVGPSREQTNLVRGIYA; translated from the coding sequence TTGCCAAGTGTTGTTGTGGTTGGAACGCAGTGGGGAGATGAAGGAAAAGGAAAGATCACCGATTATTTATCTGAGAAAGCGGAAGTGATCGCCCGTTATCAAGGTGGTAATAATGCCGGACACACCATTGTGTTTGGCGGTAAGAAATATAAATTGCATCTGATTCCGTCCGGGATTTTTTATCAAGATAAAGTGTGTGTCATAGGTAACGGCATGGTAATTGACCCTAAGGCTTTGGTGCAAGAAATTCAATATCTGCACGAGCATGGCGTGTCTACGGCCAATTTGCGGGTCAGCAACCGGGCTCACGTTATTTTGCCCTATCATTTGAAACTGGATGCCGTGGAAGAAGAGCGCAAAGGGGCCAACAAAATTGGCACGACCCGTAAAGGAATCGGGCCGGCGTATATGGATAAAGCAGCAAGAATTGGGATCCGCATCGCCGATCTCCTTGATCCGGAAGAATTTAAGCGCAAGTTGGAACATAATTTGGCGGAAAAAAACCGGCTGTTGGAAAAGGTATATGATACCCAAGGCTTTAGCTTTGCAGAAATTTACAATGAGTATATGGAATATGTGCAGGTCATCCGCCCCTATGTCACTGATACATCGGTGGTTTTAAACGAAGCACTGGATGGGGGCAAACGGGTGCTGTTTGAAGGGGCCCAAGGGGTGATGCTGGATATTGATCAAGGGACCTATCCTTTTGTCACTTCTTCCAATCCCATTGCAGGCGGCGTATGCATTGGTGCGGGAGTGGGTCCGACCAAAATCCATCATGTGGTTGGAGTGGCCAAAGCTTACACCACGCGTGTGGGAGATGGTCCGTTTCCGACGGAAATCCATAATGAAATTGGAGACCGTATCCGCGAAGTGGGCAATGAGTACGGCACAACAACCGGGCGTCCGCGCCGGGTGGGCTGGTTTGACAGCGTCGTTGTCCGCCATGCCCGGCGGGTCAGCGGCATTACAGACCTATCCGTCAACTCGATTGATGTGCTGACAGGGATTGATACGCTTAAAATTTGCACGGCTTATGAATATCAAGGCCAAGTGATTGAAGAGTTTCCAGCCAGCTTAAAAGTGTTGAGTGAATGTAAACCCATTTATGAAGAATTGCCCGGCTGGAAGGAAGATATTACGGGGGTCCGTTCCCTTGATGAATTGCCTGAAAATGCCCGCCATTATGTGGAACGCATTTCCCAACTGACCGGTATCCCCTTGACTATTTTTTCCGTTGGCCCCAGCCGGGAACAAACCAATTTGGTCCGTGGCATATATGCCTAG